The following are encoded in a window of Chlorocebus sabaeus isolate Y175 chromosome 22, mChlSab1.0.hap1, whole genome shotgun sequence genomic DNA:
- the HRH1 gene encoding LOW QUALITY PROTEIN: histamine H1 receptor (The sequence of the model RefSeq protein was modified relative to this genomic sequence to represent the inferred CDS: deleted 1 base in 1 codon), producing MPMTLPNSSCLLEDKMCEGNKTTMASPQLMPLVVVLSTISLVTVGLNLLVLYAVRSERKLHTVGNLYIVSLSVADLIVGAVVMPMNILYLLTSKWLLGRPFCLFWLSMDYVASTASIFSVFILCIDRYRSVQQPLRYLKYRTKTRASATILGAWFLSFLWVIPILGWNHFMQQTSVRREDKCETDFYDVTWFKVMTAIINFYLPTLLMLWFYAKIYKAVQQHCQHRELINGSLPSFSEIKLRPENPKVGTKKPGKESPWEVLKRKPKDAGGGSVLKSPSQTPKEMKSPVVFSQEDDGEVDKLHCFPLDIVQMQTAAEGSSRDCVAVNQSHGQLKTDEQGLNTHEASEMPEDQMLGDSQSFSRTDSDTITETAPGKGKLRSGSNTGLDYIKFTWKRLRSHSRQYVSGLHMNRERKAAKQLGFIMAAFILCWIPYFIFFMVIAFCKSCCNEHLHMFTIWLGYINSTLNPLIYPLCNENFKKTFKRILHIRS from the exons ATGCCAATGACCCTCCCCAATTCCTCCTGCCTCTTAGAAGACAAGATGTGTGAGGGGAACAAGACCACTATGGCCAGCCCCCAGCTGATGCCACTGGTGGTGGTCCTGAGCACTATCTCCTTGGTCACAGTGGGGCTCAACCTGCTGGTGCTGTATGCTGTACGGAGTGAGCGGAAGCTCCACACCGTGGGGAACCTGTACATCGTCAGCCTCTCAGTGGCGGACCTGATCGTGGGGGCTGTCGTCATGCCTATGAACATCCTCTACCTGCTCACGTCCAAGTGGTTACTGGGCCGTCCTTTCTGCCTCTTTTGGCTTTCCATGGACTACGTGGCCAGCACAGCGTCCATTTTCAGTGTCTTCATCCTGTGCATTGATCGCTAC CGCTCTGTCCAGCAGCCCCTCAGGTACCTTAAGTATCGTACCAAGACTCGAGCCTCAGCCACCATTTTGGGGGCctggtttctctcttttctgtggGTTATTCCCATTCTAGGCTGGAATCACTTCATGCAGCAGACCTCGGTGCGCCGAGAGGACAAGTGTGAGACAGATTTCTATGATGTCACCTGGTTCAAGGTCATGACTGCCATCATCAACTTCTACCTGCCCACCTTGCTCATGCTCTGGTTCTATGCCAAGATCTACAAGGCCGTACAACAACACTGCCAGCACCGGGAGCTCATCAATggatccctcccttccttctcagaAATtaagctgaggccagagaaccCCAAGGTGGGTACCAAGAAACCAGGGAAGGAGTCTCCCTGGGAGGTTCTGAAAAGGAAGCCAAAAGATGCTGGTGGTGGATCTGTCTTGAAGTCACCATCCCAAACCCCCAAGGAGATGAAATCCCCAGTTGTCTTCAGCCAAGAGGACGATGGAGAAGTGGACAAACTCCACTGCTTTCCACTTGATATTGTGCAGATGCAGACTGCGGCAGAGGGGAGTAGCAGGGACTGTGTAGCCGTCAACCAGAGCCATGGCCAGCTCAAGACAGATGAGCAGGGCCTGAACACACATGAGGCCAGTGAGATGCCAGAGGATCAGATGTTAGGTGATAGCCAATCTTTCTCTCGAACAGATTCAGATACCATCACAGAGACAGCACCAGGCAAAGGCAAATTGAGGAGTGGGTCTAACACAGGCCTGGATTACATCAAGTTTACTTGGAAGAGGCTCCGCTCGCATTCGAGACAGTATGTATCTGGGTTGCACATGAACCGCGAAAGGAAGGCCGCCAAACAATTGGGTTTTATCATGGCAGCCTTCATCCTCTGCTGGATCCCTTACTTCATCTTCTTCATGGTCATTGCCTTCTGCAAGAGCTGTTGCAATGAACATCTGCACATGTTCACCATCTGGCTGGGCTATATCAACTCCACGCTGAATCCCCTCATCTACCCCTTGTGCAATGAGAACTTCAAGAAGACGTTCAAGAGAATTCTGCATATTCGCTCCTAA